The Tachyglossus aculeatus isolate mTacAcu1 chromosome 22, mTacAcu1.pri, whole genome shotgun sequence genome window below encodes:
- the LGALS12 gene encoding galectin-12 isoform X1: MEDTLQDNFILQPPIFHPVIPYVTTIFGGLYAGKMVMMQGTVPHEADRFQIDFQCGCSLWPRPDIAIHFNPRFHSSKPHVVCNTLHGGRWLQEDRWPGLGLQRGASFLLLFLFEREEVKVSVNGQHFLHYTYRLPLPHVDTLGVFGDIMVKAVGFLNSNPFVASRPDYPIGHPLLLKNPRLQVPFSCLLPHGLGSGQVITVRGLVCQEPKEFVLSLQADTAHHPVRLRADFRDRTLAWTSPQGQEERVCAPFIFHPQRFFEVLLLAEEGRCRLAMNGNALGEFSPGPLGLQQPLELQIRGSVELYSVQC, from the exons ATGGAGGACACGTTGCAGGACAATTTCATCCTGCAGCCTCCGATCTTCCACCCG GTCATCCCGTACGTTACCACGATCTTCGGCGGCCTGTATGCtgggaagatggtgatgatgcagGGGACGGTCCCTCACGAAGCGGACAG gtTCCAGATCGACTTTCAGTGTGGCTGCAGCCTATGGCCCAGGCCGGACATCGCCATCCACTTTAACCCCCGTTTCCACAGCTCTAAGCCCCACGTCGTCTGTAACACCCTTCACGGGGGCCGGTGGCTGCAAGAGGACAGGTGGCCCGGCCTGGGCCTGCAGCGAGGGGCCAGCTTTCTGCTCTTGTTCCTCTTTGAAAGGGAAGAAGTGAAG GTGAGCGTCAATGGCCAGCACTTTCTACACTACACCTATCGGCTTCCTCTACCCCATGTGGATACCCTGGGCGTATTTGGTGACATCATGGTGAAGGCGGTCGGATTCCTGAACAGCAAT CCTTTTGTGGCCAGCAGACCGGACTATCCCATTGGACAT CCTCTCTTGTTGAAAAACCCCAGATTG CAGGTGCCGTTCTCTTGTCTTCTCCCTCATGGCCTGGGGTCTGGGCAGGTGATAACTGTGCGGGGTCTTGTCTGTCAGGAGCCTAAAGA GTTTGTACTGAGCCTTCAGGCTGACACGGCTCACCATCCTGTGCGGCTACGAGCAGACTTCAGAGATCGGACGTTGGCTTGGACCTCCCCGCAGGGCCAGGAGGAGCGAGTCTGTGCTCCCTTCATCTTTCATCCCCAGCGCTTCTTTGAG GTGCTGCTGCTGGCTGAGGAGGGGCGCTGCAGGTTGGCGATGAATGGGAATGCCCTGGGGGAGTTCAGCCCTGGGCCACTGGGCCTCCAACAGCCCTTGGAGCTGCAGATCCGTGGAAGCGTGGAACTCTACAGTGTCCAGTGCTGA
- the LGALS12 gene encoding galectin-12 isoform X2: MEDTLQDNFILQPPIFHPVIPYVTTIFGGLYAGKMVMMQGTVPHEADRFQIDFQCGCSLWPRPDIAIHFNPRFHSSKPHVVCNTLHGGRWLQEDRWPGLGLQRGASFLLLFLFEREEVKVSVNGQHFLHYTYRLPLPHVDTLGVFGDIMVKAVGFLNSNPFVASRPDYPIGHPLLLKNPRLVPFSCLLPHGLGSGQVITVRGLVCQEPKEFVLSLQADTAHHPVRLRADFRDRTLAWTSPQGQEERVCAPFIFHPQRFFEVLLLAEEGRCRLAMNGNALGEFSPGPLGLQQPLELQIRGSVELYSVQC; the protein is encoded by the exons ATGGAGGACACGTTGCAGGACAATTTCATCCTGCAGCCTCCGATCTTCCACCCG GTCATCCCGTACGTTACCACGATCTTCGGCGGCCTGTATGCtgggaagatggtgatgatgcagGGGACGGTCCCTCACGAAGCGGACAG gtTCCAGATCGACTTTCAGTGTGGCTGCAGCCTATGGCCCAGGCCGGACATCGCCATCCACTTTAACCCCCGTTTCCACAGCTCTAAGCCCCACGTCGTCTGTAACACCCTTCACGGGGGCCGGTGGCTGCAAGAGGACAGGTGGCCCGGCCTGGGCCTGCAGCGAGGGGCCAGCTTTCTGCTCTTGTTCCTCTTTGAAAGGGAAGAAGTGAAG GTGAGCGTCAATGGCCAGCACTTTCTACACTACACCTATCGGCTTCCTCTACCCCATGTGGATACCCTGGGCGTATTTGGTGACATCATGGTGAAGGCGGTCGGATTCCTGAACAGCAAT CCTTTTGTGGCCAGCAGACCGGACTATCCCATTGGACAT CCTCTCTTGTTGAAAAACCCCAGATTG GTGCCGTTCTCTTGTCTTCTCCCTCATGGCCTGGGGTCTGGGCAGGTGATAACTGTGCGGGGTCTTGTCTGTCAGGAGCCTAAAGA GTTTGTACTGAGCCTTCAGGCTGACACGGCTCACCATCCTGTGCGGCTACGAGCAGACTTCAGAGATCGGACGTTGGCTTGGACCTCCCCGCAGGGCCAGGAGGAGCGAGTCTGTGCTCCCTTCATCTTTCATCCCCAGCGCTTCTTTGAG GTGCTGCTGCTGGCTGAGGAGGGGCGCTGCAGGTTGGCGATGAATGGGAATGCCCTGGGGGAGTTCAGCCCTGGGCCACTGGGCCTCCAACAGCCCTTGGAGCTGCAGATCCGTGGAAGCGTGGAACTCTACAGTGTCCAGTGCTGA
- the LGALS12 gene encoding galectin-12 isoform X3, whose protein sequence is MVMMQGTVPHEADRFQIDFQCGCSLWPRPDIAIHFNPRFHSSKPHVVCNTLHGGRWLQEDRWPGLGLQRGASFLLLFLFEREEVKVSVNGQHFLHYTYRLPLPHVDTLGVFGDIMVKAVGFLNSNPFVASRPDYPIGHPLLLKNPRLQVPFSCLLPHGLGSGQVITVRGLVCQEPKEFVLSLQADTAHHPVRLRADFRDRTLAWTSPQGQEERVCAPFIFHPQRFFEVLLLAEEGRCRLAMNGNALGEFSPGPLGLQQPLELQIRGSVELYSVQC, encoded by the exons atggtgatgatgcagGGGACGGTCCCTCACGAAGCGGACAG gtTCCAGATCGACTTTCAGTGTGGCTGCAGCCTATGGCCCAGGCCGGACATCGCCATCCACTTTAACCCCCGTTTCCACAGCTCTAAGCCCCACGTCGTCTGTAACACCCTTCACGGGGGCCGGTGGCTGCAAGAGGACAGGTGGCCCGGCCTGGGCCTGCAGCGAGGGGCCAGCTTTCTGCTCTTGTTCCTCTTTGAAAGGGAAGAAGTGAAG GTGAGCGTCAATGGCCAGCACTTTCTACACTACACCTATCGGCTTCCTCTACCCCATGTGGATACCCTGGGCGTATTTGGTGACATCATGGTGAAGGCGGTCGGATTCCTGAACAGCAAT CCTTTTGTGGCCAGCAGACCGGACTATCCCATTGGACAT CCTCTCTTGTTGAAAAACCCCAGATTG CAGGTGCCGTTCTCTTGTCTTCTCCCTCATGGCCTGGGGTCTGGGCAGGTGATAACTGTGCGGGGTCTTGTCTGTCAGGAGCCTAAAGA GTTTGTACTGAGCCTTCAGGCTGACACGGCTCACCATCCTGTGCGGCTACGAGCAGACTTCAGAGATCGGACGTTGGCTTGGACCTCCCCGCAGGGCCAGGAGGAGCGAGTCTGTGCTCCCTTCATCTTTCATCCCCAGCGCTTCTTTGAG GTGCTGCTGCTGGCTGAGGAGGGGCGCTGCAGGTTGGCGATGAATGGGAATGCCCTGGGGGAGTTCAGCCCTGGGCCACTGGGCCTCCAACAGCCCTTGGAGCTGCAGATCCGTGGAAGCGTGGAACTCTACAGTGTCCAGTGCTGA